A part of Cannabis sativa cultivar Pink pepper isolate KNU-18-1 chromosome 6, ASM2916894v1, whole genome shotgun sequence genomic DNA contains:
- the LOC115725222 gene encoding kinesin-like protein KIN-12F, producing MRRSNIAESTMEPRLFGTISASSIRNLLPRSMSSSASFSKKKHSNSDVRKSKSNAENTPPIDPNIIDHGNSQASSLVVKQLPSKDVTNSQTEIVTTDAQKRASMDAESPVKVVVRIRPSNDGDRGRDRTVSKVSPNALTVGDRKYTFDSVFDSKNNQEDVFQCIGAPLVKSALAGYNTSIVSYGQSGSGKTYTMWGPPSAIVDDPSPCSQQGVVPRIFQTLFTETDKEQNNSEGIQTNFQFRCSFLEIYNEQIGDLLDPTQRNLEIKDDSKNGLCVENLTEEYVTSYEDVMQILIKGLSSRKVGATSVNSKSSRSHIVFTFIVESWSKGTSSKCFGSSKTSRMSFVDLAGLDRNKDDVRGSAREAKSVKKSLSRLGHLVNTLAKGPQPGKPEDALYKSSCLTHLLRESLGGNSKLTVLCAISPDFNHEGEILGTLRFGQRVKSIGNEPVINEITEDDVNDLSDQIRQLKEELIRAKSSSTNIVVSKHGHFQGRNVRDSLNQLRVSLNRSLLLPCVDHESEEELHIDEGDVKELQQQLNKLRKSWEENVEDQFCDGDSSTQLAEICENDLNSEDDMKGIDEESETDVVNLEKSHNELSHMDNITLTDDIRGSLNTSRAVNSDIRSSLLISSCRPSILQEPTLSESPKIGKSLRKSVAVSASHLDDKNNVVDNSQTSNVLRQSLSQTESIRSSLRSSKIFPGPAENLAASLQRGLDIIENHQRGSALNKSVAFSFEHLTLQPCPEVDKSSSAGQAILCASCRTQINKKDPNDVQDSLKTWIVPITEDGDSNKDATDIKEEATTRGDLEKLCMEQAARIEQLNQLVEQYEREKHSSVLEISQEGNSQKEIIAFDESRDGNTLLRSNSDNYEIKEVQNESVFDVNEKEALLKEIQILRSKLQSDSSASLNKSTDKLRSSLLSRSIKLRRSDIFQNNNEDELEKERQRWTEMESEWISLTDELRIDIDMHRRRAEKVEMELRSEKQCTEELDDALHRAVLGHARMVEHYAELQEKYNELAAKHRAIMEGIAEVKRAAAKAGKKGQGARFAKSLAAELSTMRVERERERELLKKENRNLKLQLRDTAEAVHAAGELLVRLREAEQAASAAEENLVNSHNDNEKLKKQLEKMKRKHKMEVVTMKQYMAESKLPESALQPLYRDDSNELPQSTLPDDDQAWRAEFGAIYQDHY from the exons ATGAGGCGTAGTAACATCGCAGAAAGTACAATGGAGCCTCGGTTATTCGGGACCATATCGGCTTCTTCGATCCGAAACCTGCTTCCGAGATCGATGTCCTCATCCGCATCCTTCTCTAAGAAGAAGCACTCAAATTCCGATGTTCGTAAGTCCAAATCTAATGCCGAAAACACACCGCCTATAGATCCTAACATCATTGACCACGGTAACAGTCAAGCTTCCTCTTTGGTGGTTAAGCAGCTACCGTCGAAAGATGTTACAAATTCTCAGACGGAGATCGTTACAACAGATGCTCAGAAGCGAGCGTCTATGGATGCAGAGTCGCCCGTGAAG GTTGTAGTGAGAATTAGACCTTCTAATGATGGTGACCGAGGAAGAGATCGAACTGTAAGTAAGGTTTCCCCAAATGCACTGACGGTTGGAGACAGGAAATATACATTTGATTCAGTCTTCGACTCAAAAAATAATCAG GAAGATGTCTTCCAATGTATCGGTGCCCCATTGGTAAAGAGTGCTTTAGCAGGGTACAACACTTCCATTGTGTCTTATGGACAG AGTGGTAGTGGAAAGACATACACAATGTGGGGCCCTCCGAGTGCCATTGTTGATGACCCGTCTCCTTGTAGTCAGCAGGGTGTCGTTCCACGCATCTTCCAGACACTATTCACTGAGACAGACAAA GAGCAAAATAATTCGGAGGGAATACAGACAAATTTTCAATTCCGTTGCTCTTTCCTTGAG ATATATAATGAGCAAATAGGGGATTTGCTTGATCCAACCCAGCGGAACCTTGAG ATTAAGGATGATTCAAAGAACGGACTCTGTGTTGAGAATTTGACAGAAGAATACGTGACTAGCTACGAGGACGTGATGCAAATACTTATTAAg GGTCTCTCAAGTAGAAAAGTTGGAGCAACTAGTGTGAATTCCAAGAGCTCGAGGTCCCATATTGTTTTCACTTTTATCGTCGAGTCCTGGAGTAAG GGTACCTCATCAAAGTGTTTTGGCAGTTCAAAGACAAGCAGAATGAGCTTTGTTGACCTTGCCGGTTTGGATAGAAACAAAGATGATGTTAGAGGAAGTGCAAGGGAAGCAAAAAGCGTAAAGAAGTCCTTGTCACGCCTTGG ACATTTGGTTAATACACTAGCAAAGGGTCCTCAGCCTGGAAAACCTGAAGATGCCTTATACAAGAGTTCCTGCTTAACGCATTTATTGCGAGAATCACTTGGTGGCAATTCTAAGCTTACAGTGCTCTGTGCCATCTCACCTgattttaa TCACGAAGGAGAAATACTTGGAACATTACGTTTTGGACAACGTGTGAAATCTATTGGAAATGAACCTGTGATTAATGAGATAACTGAGGACGATGTTAATGATTTGAGTGATCAAATTCGCCAGTTGAAG GAAGAACTTATTAGAGCAAAGTCTAGTAGTACTAACATTGTTGTGAGTAAGCATGGGCATTTTCAAGGAAGAAATGTACGTGATAGCTTGAATCAGCTAAGAGTGAGTCTAAATCGCTCATTATTATTACCTTGCGTAGACCACGAATCTGAGGAGGAGTTACACATTGACGAGGGTGATGTAAAAGAATTACAACAGCAACTGAACAAGCTACGTAAATCTTGGGAAGAAAATGTGGAAGATCAATTTTGCGATGGAGATTCCTCTACCCAGCTGGCTGAAATTTGTGAGAACGACTTGAATAGTGAAGATGATATGAAGGGAATAGATGAAGAATCAGAAACTGATGTAGTCAATCTGGAAAAATCTCATAATGAACTTTCTCATATGGATAACATTACATTGACAGATGACATCAGAGGCTCCTTAAACACCTCAAGGGCTGTCAATTCAGATATTAGAAGCAGCCTTTTGATAAGTTCATGCAGGCCTTCAATACTCCAAGAGCCAACATTGTCAGAGtctccaaaaataggaaagagCCTGAGGAAAAGTGTGGCTGTTTCAGCGAGTCATTTGGATGATAAGAACAATGTTGTAGACAATTCCCAGACATCAAATGTGTTGAGACAGTCCCTTAGCCAGACTGAAAGTATCCGATCTTCTCTTCGGTCGAGCAAGATATTTCCAGGCCCTGCAGAAAATTTGGCGGCTAGCCTCCAAAGGGGTTTGGATATCATTGAAAACCATCAAAGGGGCTCTGCTTTAAACAAATCTGTTGCCTTCTCTTTTGAGCACTTGACACTGCAACCTTGTCCTGAGGTTGATAAATCGAGTTCTGCTGGTCAGGCTATCCTTTGTGCTTCTTGCAGAACACAGATTAACAAAAAAGATCCCAATGACGTCCAAGATAGTTTAAAGACATGGATAGTACCAATCACTGAAGATGGAGACTCTAACAAG GATGCAACAGACATAAAGGAAGAAGCTACTACGAGAGGCGATCTTGAAAAACTTTGCATGGAACAAGCAGCTAGAATTGAACAGCTGAATCAGTTG GTTGAGCAATATGAACGTGAGAAACATAGTTCCGTTTTAGAAATCAGTCAAGAAGGCAACAGTCAGAAGGAAATAATAGCATTTGATGAGTCTCGAGATGGAAATACT CTTTTAAGGAGCAATTCTGATAACTATGAGATCAAAGAAGTTCAGAATGAATCAGTTTTTGATGTGAATGAAAAGGAAGCGCTTCTCAAGGAAATTCAAATCCTAAGGAGCAAGTTGCAGTCAGATTCCAGTGCATCTTTAAACAAGTCCACAGATAAACTAAGGTCATCTTTATTGTCACGATCAATCAAACTGAGGAGAAGTGATATCTTCCAAAATAACAATGAAGATGAGTTGGAGAAAGAAAGACAAAGGTGGACAGAAATGGAGAGCGAGTGGATTTCCTTGACCGATGAACTGCGAATAGATATTGACATGCACCGCCGGCGAGCTGAGAAAGTGGAGATGGAGTTGAGATCAGAGAAGCAGTGCACCGAAGAGTTGGACGATGCACTCCATAGAGCTGTCCTTGGTCATGCTAGAATGGTTGAACACTATGCTGAGCTTCAGGAGAAGTACAATGAATTGGCTGCAAAGCACCGAGCAATTATGGAAGGGATTGCAGAGGTGAAGAGGGCAGCAGCCAAGGCAGGAAAGAAAGGTCAGGGAGCTCGTTTCGCTAAGTCTCTTGCTGCTGAGCTCTCTACAATGAGAGtggaaagagagagggagagagaactTTTGAAGAAGGAAAACAGAAACCTCAAACTTCAACTCAGAGATACTGCTGAAGCTGTTCATGCTGCTGGGGAGCTCCTTGTTAGACTTAGAGAAGCTGAACAAGCAGCGTCAGCTGCAGAG GAAAACCTTGTGAATTCACATAATGATAATGAGAAGTTGAAGAAACAATTGGAGAAGATGAAAAGAAAACATAAAATGGAAGTGGTAACCATGAAACAATACATGGCAGAGAGCAAATTACCTGAATCTGCATTGCAGCCACTGTACAGGGATGATTCTAATGAATTACCACAGAGCACACTCCCAGACGATGATCAGGCATGGAGAGCAGAATTTGGAGCCATATATCAAGATCATTACTGA